From the genome of Numenius arquata chromosome 9, bNumArq3.hap1.1, whole genome shotgun sequence:
CAAGAGGTAAACACTTATATGTAAACTGTGCTTTTGGTAATTTCAGAGATAACCGTCAAGGACTAGCATTGCAGCATGATTTTTGTTACAAATAACCCGTCAACAGGTTTTTAGAGAAAATATAActgttctctctgtctctcaaaaTATGCCTCAAGCTATAAAAACAGTACAAATCTTATTCCTAATATCAAACACAGTGTTAGATCCAGATGGGTAAACCTAGACTGCTTAAGAATACTATTAAAATAACTCTATTAAAAACTTacctatattaaaaaatatttccattaaaggCTGTATTAGCCAGAAGTTAAATCTTTAAACATAGTGCTTACAAGAAACAAATGTAGAGGTTCTCAGACATAAGTATTGGTGTATTAGAGGCTGGCTGACTTAAGAATCTTATCATTAATGGTGCCATCCAGTCATGCAGATTTGTGGTATTTCTGAGCAATGCCATAGGGAACGTGCGCAGCTATGGTGCCTAATTTCTGTGCTCCTTCGATGTGAAACATCTGGTCATCAAAGAAGATGTGAGGGCGGATTTTCACCAGGATCGGTCCTTTAGGAGCTCCTGCTAGGAAAAGTGCCTCATCGATCTCCAGACCCCAGCTACGAAGAGTCTTCAGCACTCTGGCTCCAGAGCTCGCTGCGCTTCTGGCTGTGACCAGGAAGGTCCTTATAGGACAATTTAATCGTTCGTTTTTTGCATAGAACTTCTTCTGGAGTTTCCCTAGGTCTTCCAGAAAACCTTTCAAAGGACCCTGAGTATGAAATACCAGAAGCATAGTTAGTATTTATCCACAGCTCTCAACatcattattttgctttattccaGTTTGTTGTCAGTTACAGAGAAGATTCCTTCCCTAATGCTATGCTATTCAGCAAATTCTCTATGTAATGTGTCCAAAAGGGTCTGCCCCCTCACTAGGTATTCGCAAATTGTTAAATTTAATTCTTAAAACCATAATCCTGGTATGAGCCGTAGGAAACTGCTTCTCACTAAAGCTTACAAGATCTCTTACAAACTTATGAAGTTATAACTAtagcctttaattttaataaaatgttcattaaaaacactttgataaaaaaaatactcaaggaAATCAGTTGcagcctttcctttttctaatgatacaattaaaataaaagtgtaaATCACTGTCTTATATATCCAGTTCTCTCAGTTAAGTGGGAGATCTGGTGAAAGGACTCCAACGGTGGGGTCTTTTGTGTCAAATATGCATTTTCAAGATAATccttgaaaaaggaaataaatagggCAGTTGGCTTTCACAAAGAACAATACATacactggggaaactggagaAATACATCAGCAATTAAAATCAACACAGGTTTTGAAAACTCACTGATTCAGGAAGTACAAACCTGTGCAAGAGGCTTATTTTCATTTAGCTGTTCATGTTCAAAAAATCTGTCTAATCCTTGCTCTTTGACAATCTGTTCTGATTCGTCAGAAAAGAGGACAGCATCCCCATCGAACGCCACCCTCAACTGTGTATCCGAGTAAGCAACGTCTTTGTTGGCAGTGAACATCGTAGCTGACGCGATGCCTGAAAATGGATCAGAGAACCTCAGTTAGCGTGTCCTGCAAAGTCATTCATTAAACTGCCAGCTCATTTGTGGCAACCTTTTTATACGGTGAGCAGAAACGATCACTAAAGCTAATTAGTAATGGATGTTCTTTAACACAAAAAGTTGGAAGCTGTCCCATTGACATAACTTCTTAGCCATGCTTCTTTCCACTTCCATGGAAGAATATACAAAACTGGTCCCCAAGTTGCGCAGCAAATGAGACAAAGCAGAAAATTCTAAGGAGACCATTGAATCAAACTATTTGTTATTTCTTAactctttaaaaaacacagaggTTGTTTTTTGTAAGTCATATCAAAGATATGACTCTATCAAAACAGAATTTGAATAGAAATAGGTAGTTGTGTATGGGAATTGATTTCTTGTAGCATGGGAGAACATAGAAAGGTACAACAAAGGTAGAGGCTGATTAAATTGTCATTATCAGCAGGCTGAAaggtcagagagaaaaaaatacagagaaataccctgattttatttaattaagtaaaaaacagtgatttttgCACCATACACCAGTTGTGACTTTCTGCATTTGATGAAGCTGCTCTACTTTCTGTGAAAGACACAGCACATTACTTTTTTAACAAGCTTAACAGAGAGATAACAAAAGAAAGTCAATTCAAACCTGCTTCTATGGCTTCTTGCACTTTTTCAGAGTCTGCCGAGAGGTACAAGTTCGTAAGATATGCAGTCAGGTAACCTATAGGGCTTTTTCCTCCCGTCATACAGAAACGTTCAATTGTTAAGCCTAAAGAAGTAAGAACAGCACAACAAGATGTGACTCTGCCTTGAAACTACAAACCTGTAAAAGGAACCCATAACAAGGTACACCAGCCTACAATCGACTGtgaacttaaaaaagaaaaaacctgtcCACTGTAACTCCATCAAGTCAGACAACTTAAACTGACTACAATGTTTGATCCTTGAGAATTTAACACAAAATCCCTCTAAGACAGCAGAGTAACTGCTGTGAACGTGTATGTAAAGGGGGCATAAATACCAAAGAACATAAAgtttaaggacttttttttttctttttttttttttttcagaaattattattCACACCTGACAAGTTAAACCTAGAGCTTTGGACCAAATTCTGTTTAACACTATCTCACTTATGCTGACacccaaaaataaatataattctcTGAGGAATTGGTGTCAATATCAAAGAAGCAGCTTTTACCAAGGttagaacaggaaaaatagaattcattaattttattatgtAACAGCAGGCAGTTCTACAGGTAGTATTTATTTTACTTACCATAGTGATTGATGCTGTTTATGAGTCTCACCCCTACTTGGGCATGGTTATTAGTCATCAGAACAATATCAAATCGTTCTTCATCATCAGGGTACAGCTCAAGGAGCCGGGCATTGACATGCTCCAGCGCCTGCAGGTTAAAAACATGGAAGTCAATAGACAAGTGGAATGGGCCTCAGTTCTTAATCACTGTGGGTTTAGTGATAGGACTGTCTTGAAGGAGAATGTGAAATACCTGATAGTTTAACTTGCTGAacttgttttattcctttctgctctgctgctccctgcaaCTGTTTGACTGAGTGCATTTGAAGGGAAGCAAGTCGGTTTCTTTTACAGAGTTACAGAATTTTACTTTATCATGAAAATCCTTTTCCTTGGGACACCATGATCATCCAGAATAAATCAATGCATTGCTGAACATTATCACAATCcctattaatcctttttttttctcgtcCAATTGAAACTTGGACTTTTCTGTGCACTTGAAAATTGTTCTTGTGGAATCAAGAAGGTGTTAAGGGATTTATACACGCAGCTACTTGTTTGTCATGCACAAATGTGAATTTGGGCCACATACTTATGCAAAGATTTACTGACACGGTTCAGGTGATCAGGTGTCAAAGACTGTCCGTAAGTAATGAGTGAAAAATCATATCCTGTCAAATATGATTACCTTGGTGATTTCTAATTGCAGTACTGAATAAGATTTTGATTCATTTGAGATGTCTTTAAAGGTAATGGGCCAATATGCTATATCCACAGTTTGGCATTACTATTTCCTTGACCTTTCATCTGCTAATCTCTCTCTCTATCCGTCTGTTCTCTCATGTTATTTAGAATCTTATCCCTTTGGAGTAAGACTTGGTTTTTTTGCTCTAGGTTTATACACAGACCTCTGCTTTGGGATCTTGGACCTTGAATGGAATTCCTTGGGATTATGGCAATAAAGTCAACAATGAATCATGAAATGAATGCAAGATGGGTTGACTTTCATTAAGATACTTTAAAAAGTCAGGCCAGTTGTTTATAATTAAATTCTGAGAATTTCACTTGAAAAAGCAGGGCTATGTCATGTGGGAAAACTCTAAGTGAAAGCCTGGTATAAGACCTAAGAAAAAATCTTAGTATGTGTTCATAACCCCTTTCTACCTTTATTCTTTCTGTACTGTCTCCTAATACTCTAGTGCACTAGCAATTTCTTTAAGTATTATAAAATAAGGGGGAATGGAGAAGGGGATGCCAATTTTTTGTCCAATGCCTGCACATTTTGCAGCCCAAGGAAATCCTGGCCTGTGATTCAGATTCTTAAGCGCTACAAGCATGAGATATATATTACTTGTAAGTCAATGTCTTAAAGATTTCAATAAAGGAATACAAGCAAAAATATGTTAGTTGCTTTTGCCTTGTCTCCAAGTAGAAAGTATCACCCAACAAACCTGCAGTTCTCTACTCCAATGATTCCTGTGACTGAGCAATTCGTGaatctcttaaaaatataaagaattcaAACTCAAATAGCCTATGGGAAAGGACCACAGGTCAAGGTGCATTTAGCTGGGCAGCTAACAGCTCTGATTTTCAAAGTACGAGCAGTTAGTCAAATCTTGTTTATATTCAAAGTGAATTTGACACTGAACTCTAACAAATCTCTTGAAAACTGACTGTACTAACAGGGCTGCTATCGCTAGCTGTTACAGATAGGAAAAGATGCAGTAAATTCACTAGTCAGTGTAGCCTCCCTGGTGTACAAAGTGAATTATTTTATGACAGTGCTTTTATGTTAAAAACACCTTTACTATGCTTGTGCTATAATGCTATTAACATCTATCCGTAATATTTACAACAGCATGGGTGTTGCTATATGTAACTTTCTATTATGTATTTCCAAAAAGTGATCAGcaatgctgaaaatattttaacttcccgAGACTAAAACTGAAGCAatgaaaatctgcttttaaaacctGAAGTGGTCTGCCACAACTCCACTGTCAGCCGCTATGACTGCTTATTATGATTTAATAAATTTTCTAAAATTGCTGTGGTAGAACTTATCAAACAATTCTCTATGGACATAAAATGAAGTCTGTAGGTGGCATGTTTTCAAATCAGTCTCACTAAAACCTGTGTTCCTCAAAACCATACATATTTTTAGGgttattttttggggtttttttttggtttttggggtttttttttgataatttcaCATGCTTTCCATGCTGGAGGCTGTTTACCTTGGTCATTTCTCTTATCTTGTacaatgaaagcaaaatattccATTTCACCTCTGCTTAAATCCTGGCTCCCAACTAGGGGATCTATTTCTTTTGCTGGCCCTCAAGAACAATTTCCAGGGTGACAATGACAgtcaggtgctggagcagatccagagaagggcaacgaagctggtgaggggtctggagaacaagtcttacgaggagaggctgagggagctggggttgttcagtctggggaagaggagactgaggggagaccttatcgctctctacaactacctgaaaggaggctgtagagaggcgggggtcggtctcttctcccaagttacagatgataggacaaggggtaatggcctcaagttacgccaggggaagttcaggttagatattaggaaatatttctttactgaaagggttgtcaggcattggaatgggctgcccagggaggtggttgaggcaccatccctggaggtattcaagagaggagttgacatggtgctcggggatatggattagtgttgggtggtgtggtggtgtgtgtgggggttgtgtgtggtgtgttgtgtgtgtgtggtttttttggttttgttttttttttttcattggttggactagatgatcttaaagggtcccttccaacctaggtgattctgtgattctgtgaaaattaaagctgatcaaaaaagaaaacaaaaggttcATTTCggaaaaaataatatgaataatattGAATCAACGCTCTCTTTAATCATAGTAGTCCTACTATAAGTGAGACACAAATGGAATGAGGAACtaagatgttttggttttttagggGGAAGAGGTTGCAACAAACTTAATTTGGGGGCCTATCTTAACTGAAAACAGTCTTAAAAAGGGAAGGCGCTTCGTGCAGCTTCGTGTCCGGCAGAAAATGCAGGTTGCTGCCATATGAAACAGAGAGCCGGGGGACACAAACCGGGATGCTGAGGGTAAAACTCCGCTCCTGGTGATGCGAGCGGTACGTGATCTCCCGCAGGCGTTTAGAATTAATGCCggcgggaggggagaggagaggaaagaaggggagaggaagggagaggaaaagagaggaaagagggagagaagaggggaggggagaagcggGGTGGCCGCAAGGATGGGGCGTCGCAGCGCGATGCGGAGACGATGCTGTGCCCCCCTGGCCAAGGCCAGCTCACCGCTGGGGGAACAAGTCCCCAAAACGCATCCCCGGGGCAGGATTATCTCCGCCCAAGAAAGCTTCGAGCTCCTCCTCTTTCCGAAATTTGGCCGGGCAGCATCCTCCTCGCCCCGccgcttcccccctgcccccgccAGGCCAGCGCGCCCCGGGTACCTTGACGAAGTGGAAAGCCGGTCCGGGTTTGAGGGTGACGTTCTCGTTGTTCTGCTGGTACTCCACGTACTTCTCCACCCCTTGCTCTTCGTAGATCCGCCGCTCCTCCACCAGGTCGAAGAGGGCACGGGAGGAGACGGCCACCGTGATGGCGTGCTGGGGCTTGGGCTGCGGGGGGAGCGGAGGGTAGCGccggccggcagcccccccatCCCTCAGCCCCCAGcttcctgaccccccccccccccccgccatctcccgcccgccctcccgcacTCACCGGCCGGGGTCTCTTGGTAACCAGGTTGTCGTAGAAAGCTTTGGCCGCCGCCCAGTCCTGCTCGGCCTCCTGCAGCCCGGCCTCCGCCTCCTCGCCGGCCTGGGGCGCCTCCGGCCCGGAGCCGCTCATGGTGCCTGGCGCGGCGGGGCACGGGGCAGCGGGTGcggccggagccggggcgggcgACCGGGAagcgggtggcggcggcggccaccccctcccgtcccgccccgccccgctcggGCAGGGGGAAGTCACACGGGAGCTGGCTTTCCCTTTCGCTCTGTcacgcccggggccgcccggacTGGCCCTGCCCTTCCCCGGCACGGAGCGGAGCGGTCCTGCCctcccccggcacggccgcccccGAGGCGGCGGCACCGAGGGGCACCGGCCGCCGCTGAGCCCGCAGGGCCGGCCCGCAGCCTCCCCGCGTCTCGCACCCCGAGGATCAGCAGGGTCGCAGCATCTCTTCATCGCACGGTTTGTGGGGGaccaggagcaggagctgcaccCCTTCCCCGCACCCTGTGAGGCGGCATCTCCTTTCCTGCACCCGCTGTGGTACCCGCTGCTGCTCTCATAgagtcgtagaatggtttgggttggaagggaccttaaagatcatctagttccaacccccctgccatgggcagggacatctttcactagaccatgttgctcaaagccccgtccagcctggccttgaacacttccagggatgcttCGAGAAGTGGTGCACAAAGCTACTTAATGTGAGGCAGCAGCCTCCGGCACTGAGTTTATCTACAGTATTAGAGATTTATTTAGATGCAGTGGCTTAACTGATTTCCCATGAACTTCAACAAATTTCCAGCAGATTTCTTACATAATATAGCAATAATGTTTCTAGCAATCAAAGTGGGGTGGGTGTCAGTGACCTGGGGTCCTTTGTGCCGCACAGGAACGCTGAAAGTACCTTTTAGAAACAGTAATTTGGACAGTAGCGTTGAGGTCGTATGCAGCACACACAATAAATTGCTGTTCTAGCATCTGGTTTCGGTGGTCCTAAACCCCAGAATCCCACACAGGGCTGTGGTCTGCTTATTTAATATGCACCTCTGAAATGCTCCCGGCTGCCTCTGCCAACATGCTTCTCTGAACCACAGCAAAGTTCCCCAAACTGATGAGCTGGAGGAGAGAACAGACACTAAGGAAGGACGTGGCATTCATCCTGAGCTAGGGTGGGATCTGGTGCAGCAGCCCACAGCCTTTGCAGTTGATGGTACTCAGTGGTATCTGTACGTCATAGCACATTTAAGCACCATCCAAAGCATTCTTAACATTTTGAAGGGAGACTAAATATTACTTTTGACCCCTATCACTGTATAATCTTTGTCAAATTGTCAAGTCTTTCTTCCTCCATCCAGTCTTGAAAAAGGAGCATAATTATTTTTGCTATGTTTGCCTGTCTTGTTTTGTTATTTAATGTGGCTTCCCAGTGAAAGGAGGCTTATGTGATTATACCATCTGCCTGTCATTCCCCAGTGATCTCCAGTTCCAAACGAATTTGACAGAAGGATAAAGATCTCAAAGAGATTTAAATTCTTAAAACGTTTAATGAGAATCAACAGCAACATGCAATTTGTtgccctgctgagggaagggctGTGGTGTAAATATGGCATATTTATCTGCTTGTTCTTCTGCTGTGTAATAGCAAACAAATGCTCCCTGGCTGATCTGCCATCTCCAAATCTGCCACATTGTCTATTGCTCAGCTAACCAGGGAAATATGAGGTAAAAGGAGAGGTACTGAGAGTAGTGTATTAGGAAGACAGACGTGAAAAGAGGAGTTAGGATCATTGTACGTGGCTGCTGTCATGGGAAGATGTAAAAGGCATAacacaaatttgaaaaattagtGGCTCTGCTACTTAGAGATATGCTTGTTGTCCTTGAATTTTGATCCTGAATATTTCATTCTAGTGTCTTTACTCAGAGTTGTAGCATGAAAATGCTCCTTCCAGGGATCAGGTCAGGCACAACCCTGCTTTCCAACCATCATCTCCATGAGTGGCAACAAGCCTGTCACCAGGCTAAGCAGTCAGGATTGGGAGAAGCTGGAAAAAGTCTTCAGGCCACAGAAAAGCTGCTCCTGGTCCCAGTCACCACCACTGTCCTGCTCAGAGACTTCAGCATCAGTCTAAGAAGATCATCTCCAAGAAGAGGCTATTCCTGGTTAAATACTGCAGATGGGTCCATTGCCtttggagaagaggggaaaagaacagGAGTCGGGATCCAATTCTGTGGTGGTTACCAAGCTGAACTGTCACCTCTCTGTCTGTGTTAACCTGTGGCAATATATTTCCCAGAGCTGTGCCCAGCTTGAATGCTTGTCCTGCTGTGTTTGCCACCACCCCATGTGTACTTGGGAGCAAAATCAGAACTCCTCAAGCGtattctttggttttatttatgttcccccccctccccgtccacCCAGGAAAAGAGTCATCGCTCAAGTGATGAAGACTCCTTTTAACCTTTGCAAGACACCTGAAAACTTAAAAGATGGTAACTTGGTACTGGGCCCGAGGAGTGCTGTtgaagtgctgctgctgaaagcagtgCTATGCTAACGTAAATATTTTGCTCTCTAGACCCACACGGTATCTCTACATAGCACTCAGCTGTGTGAACATATGCACTGAACTGAGACGTCTCTGTTCTGCGCTGGGTTGCTCACTGCTGACATACCCTCCGTTTCCTCTTTTGCTGGAGATTGTGAACTGAGGGCCTGACATGAAAGCCTTCCAGCTTCAGCACTTTATAAATGAAATCTTGACTTTCCAAATGCAGCATGTAGCAGCCTTATCTACATCTAAAAAATGTAGTAATGCCCATGGGGTTCCAGGAAAGAGCTATGTCTTGCTTTTACTAAATCTCCTGGGGAGTCTGAGAAATAGGAATGGATCCAAAATTGAATGACTTTGTGGTTTCCGAGCTAAgctaaaaaggaaaggaattttctGCCATTGCCCATTAATTTGTAGGGCATTTGCATTTAAACAATCAAAACAGAATGTTTGATGCTAtctttgtatgtattttttttaatagtaagtaTGTAGCAAAAGTAAGTCATACACATACTCTGAAGTCCGTTATAAggagtaaaatgaaaacaaagttccTCTGTCTGAGCTGCCAATATTTTTCCTATGTTAAGAACAACCACTGAGTAAGATTTATATGTTCTTGTTCAAGAAGCACGTCAAAGTGCATTACTAatcaaaaaaaaaggtgattttattattcttttgataTCTACATCTGTCTGGAAAGATGTGAAATATTTCCAAGCTTTTAAAATAGTGAGATCAGAAGCAAGGAAAAGACTCtcaatggaaataattttatacCTTTAAATGTATAGATCCTAATATGTATTGTGTATGATTATATCACAAACCTCTAGACTCTAGGGCCTAACTCTCCCAGAGCCATGTCAGGGTCACTTCAGCGTGCAACTGCACTTATTTTATGTCATGTATGCATTGTGATTTTTCATGCTGAGACTGCAAGACCTGTAGCATAAATATGGTGTTCCCAGAAGGACAG
Proteins encoded in this window:
- the NT5C1B gene encoding cytosolic 5'-nucleotidase 1B, whose amino-acid sequence is MSGSGPEAPQAGEEAEAGLQEAEQDWAAAKAFYDNLVTKRPRPPKPQHAITVAVSSRALFDLVEERRIYEEQGVEKYVEYQQNNENVTLKPGPAFHFVKALEHVNARLLELYPDDEERFDIVLMTNNHAQVGVRLINSINHYGLTIERFCMTGGKSPIGYLTAYLTNLYLSADSEKVQEAIEAGIASATMFTANKDVAYSDTQLRVAFDGDAVLFSDESEQIVKEQGLDRFFEHEQLNENKPLAQGPLKGFLEDLGKLQKKFYAKNERLNCPIRTFLVTARSAASSGARVLKTLRSWGLEIDEALFLAGAPKGPILVKIRPHIFFDDQMFHIEGAQKLGTIAAHVPYGIAQKYHKSA